In Mastomys coucha isolate ucsf_1 unplaced genomic scaffold, UCSF_Mcou_1 pScaffold5, whole genome shotgun sequence, one genomic interval encodes:
- the Sstr5 gene encoding somatostatin receptor type 5 — protein sequence MEPLSLASTPSWNASAASSGNHNWSLVGPVSPMGARAVLVPVLYLLVCTVGLGGNTLVIYVVLRYAKMKTVTNVYILNLAVADVLFMLGLPFLATQNAVSYWPFGSFLCRLVMTLDGINQFTSIFCLMVMSVDRYLAVVHPLRSARWRRPRVAKLASAAVWVFSLLMSLPLLVFADVQEGWGTCNLSWPEPVGLWGAAFITYTSVLGFFGPLLVICLCYLLIVVKVKAAGMRVGSSRRRRSERKVTRMVVVVVLVFVGCWLPFFIVNIVNLAFTLPEEPTSAGLYFFVVVLSYANSCANPLLYGFLSDNFRQSFRKVLCLRRGYGMEDADAIEPRPDKSGRPQATLPTRSCEANGLMQTSRL from the coding sequence ATGGAGCCCCTCTCGCTGGCTTCCACACCTAGCTGGAATGCCTCAGCTGCTTCCAGTGGTAACCATAACTGGTCGCTGGTGGGCCCAGTGTCACCCATGGGGGCCCGGGCAGTCTTAGTGCCTGTGCTCTACTTGTTGGTGTGCACCGTGGGACTGGGGGGAAACACACTGGTCATCTATGTGGTGCTGCGGTACGCCAAGATGAAGACAGTTACTAATGTGTACATCCTGAACCTGGCCGTGGCAGATGTGTTGTTTATGTTGGGGCTTCCTTTCCTGGCTACACAGAATGCTGTCTCCTACTGGCCCTTTGGCTCCTTCTTATGCCGCCTGGTCATGACGCTGGACGGCATCAACCAGTTCACCAGTATCTTCTGCCTGATGGTCATGAGTGTTGACCGCTACCTGGCCGTGGTCCACCCTCTCCGCTCAGCTCGGTGGCGTCGCCCACGGGTAGCCAAACTGGCCAGTGCTGCCGTCTGGGTCTTCTCGCTGCTCATGTCTCTGCCGCTCTTGGTCTTTGCGGATGTCCAGGAAGGCTGGGGCACCTGCAACCTGAGCTGGCCGGAGCCTGTGGGACTGTGGGGTGCAGCCTTCATCACTTACACATCTGTGCTGGGCTTCTTTGGGCCGCTGCTGGTTATCTGCTTGTGCTACCTGCTCATTGTGGTAAAGGTGAAGGCTGCAGGTATGCGCGTAGGCTCCTCGAGGCGAAGGCGCTCAGAACGCAAAGTGACTCgaatggtggtggtagtggtgctggTGTTCGTGGGCTGCTGGCTGCCTTTCTTCATTGTCAACATCGTCAACCTGGCCTTCACGCTGCCCGAAGAGCCCACCTCtgctggcctctacttctttgTGGTGGTCCTGTCTTATGCCAACAGTTGTGCCAACCCCCTGCTCTATGGCTTTCTCTCTGATAACTTCCGCCAGAGCTTCCGGAAGGTTCTGTGCCTACGTAGAGGATACGGTATGGAGGATGCGGATGCCATAGAGCCACGGCCAGACAAGAGTGGGCGGCCACAGGCCACACTGCCCACACGCAGCTGTGAGGCCAATGGGCTCATGCAGACGAGCAGGCTTTGA